The DNA window GCTACAATTAAACCCTGTGCTCTTACACGACTGTCTGAAGTCAACAGAGGCCTTGCAGTGGTTTCACAAGCTGCTTATATTTTTCAAGTATGCTACAccacaaaagaaaataaagcatactgtcactttaaaaacaaactaacaaaaaaaaaaaaaaaaaaaaaactgttaaaccATACAATATTCACAAATGTACACTTAAGGCTTAATTGTTTAGCACGGACAATAGTAGCAGCAGTAAAGCACTTCtgaactattattattattattaataataataataataacaacaataacaacaacgaTAAGGTTTGAAACACGTTGAACATGTTCGGACCCATTCACAACCTCCCTTCACTGGGGGGAGTTCTACATTAGTAAATTAGCTTCCTCACCAGTTAATCAACacaatttgaaatgttctctCTTCACCCATATAAGCCTGTCATTCGAAGGTCCACTGAAAGGTTCTGGAAGAAAAACTACCTGGGAGGTGGGGTATTACAGTGGTCCACATTTATTTCAATACGGCACTAGACCACAAAGTCCCTCATTGCGTCTAGGGGAGCCACATGAGCCTGACAGGGACCTCCCAGAATCCCCTGCTGCGGGTCAGTGTCAGCTTTCGAGTTCCGCGGATGAGTGTGTGCGACTTCCTTGGAAAACAGGCATGGCATTCGTGTCACAGGGGGGAGACGGCCTCCAGACGAGCCAATCCCCCCTGACCGTGTGTAGCTACAGAGCAGGAGGCGTTTGTCATCAGCAGAGACTATAAGGCAAGCTTGGGGCGTCAGAATcatgctgctgtgtgtgagtatgtggtTGGGGTATAAAAACTAGGGAATAAAAGTACACTTGCTGGCACTTAAGAGTGTCAAAGAGTACAGCCCGAGCACTTCCCAGCCAGTCAGTAGCAGCTCAGAGCCAGAAGGGGGAGATTTGGGTTTACTACAGATATTTATACTTCATCCATTTCTTGGCGGAAAAAATGAAAGAGATATCGACCTCGTGAGTCATCACCCACAGAAGAGAAAACAAGACCATCTGAAAAGCTTGCAGAGGGCAAGAGCCAGCCAATTGGGCGGCAAAGGCCAAGATATGCCCACAACGTCATCCTCTCAGCACATAATTACGGCGGTAAGATGGTGGGGGGgagtggtgtgtgtgcgtggcgGGGGGGGACGTGCGCTATGTAAGGATGTGAGCcggggaagggacagagacaaACTCTCGCAGGATATTCTTGGCCATCTCCACATTGTTCTGTGCGATCATCAGAGCCTTCTGGATGTCCTGGTAGGAGTACCCCAGGCTCCTTAGCTGCTCCACCTCACTGCTGATCCCAGGAGGagcggggggcggggtgggTGCAGGGCTGCCCCCGGGGCTCCCCCTATGCTCCATGGGCATCCGTCGTGGCAGCGGCTTGGGTGGCCTCTCTGGGGCATTTCCGAGCTCAGGGGGGAATGCTGGTAGGGGTGGATTCAGAGAAACATCAGTAGAGAGCAAATCTAATCAAATAACGGCATTACTTATAATGAGTGAGCACTCAAATAAGAGTCACATACTGAGTGAGTACTCCAATAACAGCATTACTTATAATGAGTGAGCACTCAAATAAGAGTCACATACTGAGTGAGTACTCCAATAACAGCATTACTTATGAGTGAGCACTCAAATAAGAGTCACATACTGAGTGAGTACTCCAATAACAGCATTACTTATAATGAGTGAGCACTCAAATAAGAGTCACATACTGAGTGAGTACTCCAATAACAGCATTACTTATAATGACCGAATACTAAATATGGGCAACACTTACACTGAGCGAGAACTTGTTAGGGATTTACTGCTGCTCTAGGACACTTATATGTACTGAAATGGGACCAGTTCTCATTCGCTCATACTCACTCAACATCCTTTCTCACTAACTATACAGAGTTAGGAACTACATTTTTCCAGATACTACTGTTAGTACTGTTTGAGCAATAGGGGTAGtgccagcgcccccccccccccccaggggttTATACCGGTTGCAGCACAGGATTCACTGTCCAGAGAGAGGTGGCTGAAGGATgtggagggagagggggaggcaGCAGCGGGCTCTAGAAAGGCAGGTCGACCTGACTGAGGCAGGACCGGTGTAGGGAATTCGTAGCCATCATCATCGTCTTCCTCATCTTCATCTCCTGTCACACCAGGGCCGTTGGAGCAGACTGTGGTGGGCAGCTCAGAGTAatctgggggttgggggtgaaATGCTGGATtagggggggggtctggggttatGTTGGGTAGCTGATTGGTCGATTAGATGAAGCTGTACCAGAGTCTCCGCCCTGGCAAGCGTCGAGCGCGCCGGCTGTGTGGACCTGGATGTTGTACATGGACTCATAGGTCTCAACGTCCAGGTCAGCGAGCAGGGAGCTGCAAACACAGTGCGGAGGAAGGACACGTCAGGCTAGGTGGCGCCAGGGGGAAGCTGGGAGACTGCTGGCGGACCAGCACCAACCGTGAGCTCAGGATGCCAGGCTGAGGCGGCCGTGGGCCAGAGGCGGCTTCCCCCATGCCGGCAGCCAGGCCCGGGAGGGCGGGCCGCGAGCTGGGAGTCATGTAGTCTGACTCTTCATCACCTTCATGGACCTCGGCTGCAAGGGGTTGCTTGAGGTTGGAGAGGGGCCTGAGAGAGGGACAGCGGTCACAGACGCGCTCGGGGACAGACAGACGGAGACAGACGGATGCCCACACACCCACCTGGTAGCCATGCTGTAAATGGCATTGGCAGAAACAGAGCACTTGACCCTGGGTAGGTCACCCTCCACGGGCACAGAGGACCCGGCACCGCCACTCTACAGGAACGATTAACCACATGTTAGCTTGCTGCCCTATCATGTGGCTTTGCAATCATCCCACataacagtagggggcactctCACCAGCTGAGGATCCAGGCTGAGAGCTCCGCTGTGTGTGTCCGAGGGTAGTGCCAGGGGCAGGGAATGGCGGTTGGACAGGTCACGGAGGCCCAGCGTCTGCGGGGGGGCCTTGGGCACGGGCCGGGCGGTCCAGTCCGCCGTGGGCCGGTTGGGTGGGGCAGGCGGTAGTTTGTCCCGTGGCGGATCCCCCGGTGTGCAGGGCAAGGGGCGCCGCAGCATGCGGGCATCAGCCCCCGCTGAGTGGGGACgctcagggggtggggggggcggcaggtCACGCAGCGTTGGTGGCAGTGGGAGGGGCTTGTCCTTGTGGTGCGCTGCAGCCTGGGAGTGACGGGGGAGGAAGAGAAAGATCAAGCGCTGAGTTACCCACCACGGGCAGGGGGGGCCGCACCTTGGCATCTGCAGTCCGGGGAAGACACTGGAGAAGGTAACACTGGGGAGAAGCTTGCCTTTGACGTCGCACCCGGACTGGAGGCTCCAGAGGGGTTGGGGGGCCGGTGTGGTAGGAGATCCAGCCGAGGGGGTACTGGGGGCAGTGCTGCCTGGGGGGTCAGCGACATGGGCGAGGGGGGGCGCTCCACCTATGGCACGTAACAGAACGTCATCACACCCCCAGGCTGTGGTTTATCGTGTGTGTCGTCACACATGGAGGAGTGAAGTGTAAGGGTGTACactgggctggggtgggggtgggtccGGCTACTCACCTTGTCACAGGCCAGCCTGCTCATGATGAGGTGGGGGTCATCTAGCCGGTCATCATCGTCATCGTCatagctgggggagggggtcccCTCAGCCCCCAGGGCCCCCCTGCAGCCACCATAGGAGAAGCCGCTGTTGTCCTTGGGGTCGAACGGGTCGACCACGATGGGCTCCGTGCCCTTGATCTCGCAACGGCAGAATGGGCAGCCCTGGCCCTCGGACTCCTGCAGCGAAGTGACAGGgtgagggggcggagcctgtggGCTCAcgtgcacacgcacgcacacacaaacacacactcacctgcCAGGCAGTGAGGCAGGACGTGCACATGAGGTGGCTACATGGCTCAATCTTCACATCCTTGTCGTTCTCGGCGCAGATCTTGCACAGCTGGAAGGTGGAGCCCATCTCGCAGTAGAGCTCGTACTGCTCCTggagacatggggggggggggggcgcaggtgAGATGGGCGAGGGGGCTGTCCAGGGTCAAGCCGATGAAGGGGGTTGGCGATCAGTCACCTGTGTGACCTTGATGTGGTCCTGCGGAGACGGCTCACACAGACCCGTCAGGTCGGGATTCTGAGCACGGCCGTCTGGGAACAGATAGCTGTGGAGCAGAGGGGTGGAGGCTTCAGAGGAGCGGGGCAGGAGCGGGGCAGGAGCGGGGCAGGAGCGAGGCAGGAGCGGGGCAGGAGCGGGGCAGACAGACACCCCAGCAGGACCAAACTCAGGGCAAAATCTATGCTGACCTCAAATACAAAACCAAAGATCCCCCTGGTCGTCATTCTTTGCCTCCCCTGACTGCCTGTAAAGTTCCACCTGTAAAGAGCTACATGCTCATTATGAATCCTGGAATCGTGACACATCGATTCAGCATCGTCGCTGCAGTGTGCGCATGCACATTAATCACACTGCAGTGTGCGCATGCACATTAATCACACTGCACAGTGTGCGCATGCACATTAATCACACTGCACAGTGTGCAATGTCAAGTGAGGCAGATAAGATCGAACACGTCATGCTACAGCTTTTTAACTTCTTGTTACACAGGGAAAGTTTGGACTGTTCATTTTCTATGAATAATCTACAAGAGAAATCTGATACAATTTACTCCAATTTAAGCAGGGTGGGCGATATTAATACAGacatcacatgttatgcacatgcaatccTCACACTGCAAGGACAGTCAGATAGACTGAGATCAGGCTCTTTTATACCTTCATACTCTCTGGATATTGTAccaccagtgggggggggggtgtaaagtTTCACTAAAGCATTTTATAGGCtttgttccttttcaagattatcatCAAAATTAGTATCCAGTATATGTTGATCAAAatcaatttcaaatttaccgCTGCTGCTTTTACACGAGTTCTGCATGCACTCTCTGGGTCAGGTCACAACCATtatcatccttgctgtttaaatcgcTCAGAAATGGGTTTGTGAGACATTTAATGAAATGAGTCGGAAAGAGAAAAGTGATCAATAACTGGTCACTGAAATCCATTCGCCTTCTGTTGTACAGAAATATTGTGGATTCCAAGGA is part of the Paramormyrops kingsleyae isolate MSU_618 chromosome 17, PKINGS_0.4, whole genome shotgun sequence genome and encodes:
- the LOC111851345 gene encoding E3 ubiquitin-protein ligase CBL-like isoform X2 — protein: MLAELKAVFPNGLFQGDNFRITKADAAEFWRRSFGDKTIVPWKIFRQALNEFHPISSGLEAMALKSTIDLTCNDYISVFEFDIFTRLFQPWSSLLRNWNSLAVTHPGYMAFLTYDEVKARLQKFIHKPGSYIFRLSCTRLGQWAIGYVTADGNILQTIPHNKPLFQALIDGFREGFYLFPDGRAQNPDLTGLCEPSPQDHIKVTQEQYELYCEMGSTFQLCKICAENDKDVKIEPCSHLMCTSCLTAWQESEGQGCPFCRCEIKGTEPIVVDPFDPKDNSGFSYGGCRGALGAEGTPSPSYDDDDDDRLDDPHLIMSRLACDKVERPPSPMSLTPQAALPPVPPRLDLLPHRPPNPSGASSPGATSKAAAHHKDKPLPLPPTLRDLPPPPPPERPHSAGADARMLRRPLPCTPGDPPRDKLPPAPPNRPTADWTARPVPKAPPQTLGLRDLSNRHSLPLALPSDTHSGALSLDPQLSGGAGSSVPVEGDLPRVKCSVSANAIYSMATRPLSNLKQPLAAEVHEGDEESDYMTPSSRPALPGLAAGMGEAASGPRPPQPGILSSRSLLADLDVETYESMYNIQVHTAGALDACQGGDSDYSELPTTVCSNGPGVTGDEDEEDDDDGYEFPTPVLPQSGRPAFLEPAAASPSPSTSFSHLSLDSESCAATAFPPELGNAPERPPKPLPRRMPMEHRGSPGGSPAPTPPPAPPGISSEVEQLRSLGYSYQDIQKALMIAQNNVEMAKNILREFVSVPSPAHILT
- the LOC111851345 gene encoding E3 ubiquitin-protein ligase CBL-like isoform X1 — its product is MAGNIKKSVGLIGMMKDAFQPHHHHLHSHHQPGAVDKKTVEKCWKLMDKVVRLCQNPKLALKNSPPYILDLLPDTYQHLRTILSRYEGKMETLGDNEYFRVFMENLAKKTKQTISLFKEGKERMYEENSQPRRNLTKLSLIFSHMLAELKAVFPNGLFQGDNFRITKADAAEFWRRSFGDKTIVPWKIFRQALNEFHPISSGLEAMALKSTIDLTCNDYISVFEFDIFTRLFQPWSSLLRNWNSLAVTHPGYMAFLTYDEVKARLQKFIHKPGSYIFRLSCTRLGQWAIGYVTADGNILQTIPHNKPLFQALIDGFREGFYLFPDGRAQNPDLTGLCEPSPQDHIKVTQEQYELYCEMGSTFQLCKICAENDKDVKIEPCSHLMCTSCLTAWQESEGQGCPFCRCEIKGTEPIVVDPFDPKDNSGFSYGGCRGALGAEGTPSPSYDDDDDDRLDDPHLIMSRLACDKVERPPSPMSLTPQAALPPVPPRLDLLPHRPPNPSGASSPGATSKAAAHHKDKPLPLPPTLRDLPPPPPPERPHSAGADARMLRRPLPCTPGDPPRDKLPPAPPNRPTADWTARPVPKAPPQTLGLRDLSNRHSLPLALPSDTHSGALSLDPQLSGGAGSSVPVEGDLPRVKCSVSANAIYSMATRPLSNLKQPLAAEVHEGDEESDYMTPSSRPALPGLAAGMGEAASGPRPPQPGILSSRSLLADLDVETYESMYNIQVHTAGALDACQGGDSDYSELPTTVCSNGPGVTGDEDEEDDDDGYEFPTPVLPQSGRPAFLEPAAASPSPSTSFSHLSLDSESCAATAFPPELGNAPERPPKPLPRRMPMEHRGSPGGSPAPTPPPAPPGISSEVEQLRSLGYSYQDIQKALMIAQNNVEMAKNILREFVSVPSPAHILT